A segment of the Desulfofundulus kuznetsovii DSM 6115 genome:
AACAGGTAAAGGGCCGGCAGATAGCCTATGTAGATCTTACCGGTGTTCCCGTAGTCAAATACGTCAGGTAAAATTTGGAGGGTATGAAAATGGGGGGCATGACCGTGAAAATCAGGGGATTTCACTGGGCGTTGGTCCTGGTGGGGTTGGTTATGGGTTTGATGCTGGCGGTACAGTTCCGTTTAACCAGGGATATCCAGGAAACGCCCCCCGTTAAGCAAACGCAAACCCTGGCTGCCCAGGTTAATCAGGCTAAAAAAGAACGGGACGAGCTCCAGCGACGGGTAAGTGACCTGCGGGCCCGCCTGGATGAAGTGGCAGCCGGTCCCCGCTTGAACGCGTTAAAAGAGGAGTTGAACCGGGTGCGTATTACAGCCGGCCTGGTAGAGGTTAGCGGGCCGGGGGTGGAAGTAACTTTAAATGATAGCAACCAGATTTTGCAGCCGGGACAAAATCCAAACCTTTATGTTTTACACGATGAGGATGTGCTGAAAATTATTAACGAGTTAAAGGCTGCCGGGGCCGAAGCTATAGCCATCAACGGTCAGCGCATGCTGGCCACCAGTGAAATACGCTGTATCGGCCCGACCATTTTAACCAACCGCAACCAGCGCTTGACCCCCCCTTTTGTTATCTCCGCCATCGGTAATCCTGACAATTTAATTAATTCCCTGCAAATGCGGGGTGGGGTAGTGGAGCAACTGCGCTTTTGGGGTATTCAGGTGGAGGTTAAAAAAGTAGCGCAACTAACGGTACCTGCCTACACGGGAGGGGTGCGCTTTGAGTATGCCCGGCCGCTGGAGGAGGGAGTAAAACAATGAAGCTGTCCACCTATTTATCCCTCGGATTGGTGGCTATGGTTTTAGGTGTGCTGATTGTTTTCCAGTTCCGGGTCACCAGGCACATTGAACAGGGCATACCGGCTGGCCGGGCACAGGAGCTGGCCTTGGAACTACGCCAGCTGGAAAAGGATAAGAGCAAGCTCGAGGCCGAGGCCAATGACTTAAGCCTTAAACTGGAGCAGGTTACCCGGGGTCAAACCGAGGCGGAGAAGGCCCTTAAGGATGAGCTGGCCAAAGCCAGGTTGCTGTCCGGTTTGGTTTCCGTTACTGGACCCGGTATTGAGGTAACCCTGGACAATCCTCCCCAGCAACCCGGTGGAGGGGGGCCCGCCAGCCTTTATGTCATCCGGGACGAGGACCTCTTGCGGGTGATCAATGAACTGCGGGGTGCGGGGGCCGAGGCCCTTTCCATTAACGGCCAGCGCATAGTGGCCCACTCTGAAATCCGCTGGGCTGCCCCCTTTATTAATGTTAATTTGACCAGGGTGGTGCCGCCCTATCATATTCTGGCCATTGGCAAGCCGGATAATTTAAAAAGCGCCTTGGAGATCCCGGGCGGGCTGGTGGAGTACTTGCGGGATCTGGGGGTCCAGGTAAAGATACAACCTTATGACCGGCTTACCATCCCGGGTTATTCCCGCACGACGGAGTTTCGCTATGCCAAACCAGTGGTAAAAGGGTGAGAAATATGTGGTTGGGTATCTGGCTGGCTGTTGCCGGTCTGGTTTTGGGAGTGCTGCTGGGGCTTAATATTCCCCTGGTGTTGCCACAGGTTTACGCCAAGTATCTTTCCGTAGCGGCCCTGGCAGCCCTGGATTCGGTTTTTGGAGGCATCCGGGCAGCCATGGAGGACCAGTTTGATAACACCGTCTTTATTTCCGGTTTCTTCAGCAATGCCCTGCTGGCTGCCGGTCTGGCCTTCATTGGAGAACGCCTGGGGATCGATCTTTATTTAGCTGCCGTGGTGGCCTTCGGGGTGCGGCTCTTTCAAAACCTGGCCATTATCCGGCGCCACCTGTTTAAAAAAATAAAATAAACTTTTAAAGGGAAAAGACCGCTGGCGTTGAATTTTACATTTTTAGTAACTGGTAGGGGGTGCCCCGCTTGACTGGAAAGGAAGTTGTGGCCGGCCTGGATGTGGGTACGTCCAGTATGGTGGCGGTGGTAACCCGGGTTGCCGATCCCGAACGGGCGGCTGGAGTGGGCTGGTGCCCATCCCTGGGGATGCGTAAGGGTATAGTCGTTGACCTGGAAGGGGCAGCCCAGGCAATAAAGCGGGCTGTGGAGATGGCCCAGGAGGCGGCCGGATACAGGATCGGCACTGTTAGCGTGGGTTTTTCCGGCCATGGTGTAAATGTGCTCACCAGACATGCCGATATAACCATTGGTCACGGCAGAAAAATTACCACCGGTGATGTGGCTGACCTGATCCAAGTTTTCAGGCAAGTGGAGGTTCCTGCCGGAAGGCGGGTTCTGCAAGTGGTGCCGGTGGAGTTTATGATTGACGGTATGCCCCGGATGGATAATCCCATCGGCCGCACGGGTTCCAGACTATCCCTGGAAGCACGGGTGGTAACTGTAGATAGTCAGGTGATTGATCAGTTGGTTGCCGCCGTGGAGGCGGCGGGGCTACGGGTAGCGGAGGTCGTGCTAAACCCACTGGTATTGGCGCAGGAAGTTTTGAGCACCGTTGAGAGGGAACTTGGCGCGGTTCTGGTGGATTTAGGCGGTGGAACTACTGCCGTTACGTTCTTCCGAGGTGGCACCCTGGTAGATATGACCGTTATTCCCGTGGGTGGGGAACATATTACCAGTGACCTGGCTATTGGAGTGAGAACA
Coding sequences within it:
- a CDS encoding small basic family protein; this translates as MWLGIWLAVAGLVLGVLLGLNIPLVLPQVYAKYLSVAALAALDSVFGGIRAAMEDQFDNTVFISGFFSNALLAAGLAFIGERLGIDLYLAAVVAFGVRLFQNLAIIRRHLFKKIK
- a CDS encoding DUF881 domain-containing protein, whose product is MKLSTYLSLGLVAMVLGVLIVFQFRVTRHIEQGIPAGRAQELALELRQLEKDKSKLEAEANDLSLKLEQVTRGQTEAEKALKDELAKARLLSGLVSVTGPGIEVTLDNPPQQPGGGGPASLYVIRDEDLLRVINELRGAGAEALSINGQRIVAHSEIRWAAPFINVNLTRVVPPYHILAIGKPDNLKSALEIPGGLVEYLRDLGVQVKIQPYDRLTIPGYSRTTEFRYAKPVVKG
- the ftsA gene encoding cell division protein FtsA; the protein is MTGKEVVAGLDVGTSSMVAVVTRVADPERAAGVGWCPSLGMRKGIVVDLEGAAQAIKRAVEMAQEAAGYRIGTVSVGFSGHGVNVLTRHADITIGHGRKITTGDVADLIQVFRQVEVPAGRRVLQVVPVEFMIDGMPRMDNPIGRTGSRLSLEARVVTVDSQVIDQLVAAVEAAGLRVAEVVLNPLVLAQEVLSTVERELGAVLVDLGGGTTAVTFFRGGTLVDMTVIPVGGEHITSDLAIGVRTSLDAAEKVKREIGLLPQETVWVELPTMGGQASRRASLVTVRQIIESRVLEILDLIKQSIDRLARGRALPGGVVLAGGGSCLKGLPDLASRVLQLPVRVATTEPDWQVARFLARRAAAGIARRENHRLAVAAGEFRLGPRGVRQIFAHIRRSYPHGSGTDG
- a CDS encoding DUF881 domain-containing protein — translated: MKIRGFHWALVLVGLVMGLMLAVQFRLTRDIQETPPVKQTQTLAAQVNQAKKERDELQRRVSDLRARLDEVAAGPRLNALKEELNRVRITAGLVEVSGPGVEVTLNDSNQILQPGQNPNLYVLHDEDVLKIINELKAAGAEAIAINGQRMLATSEIRCIGPTILTNRNQRLTPPFVISAIGNPDNLINSLQMRGGVVEQLRFWGIQVEVKKVAQLTVPAYTGGVRFEYARPLEEGVKQ